The following is a genomic window from Sesamum indicum cultivar Zhongzhi No. 13 unplaced genomic scaffold, S_indicum_v1.0 scaffold00190, whole genome shotgun sequence.
cgTCGATATCCCTATTGACTAacctttaatatattttacaaagaatGAAGTATAAAACTTATATGCATAAGAAAGAGTCTACATCCCCATTGACTAGccgttaatatattttataaagactgaaatataaaacttatatgcATAAGAAAGCCGATTTCCGAGCATCAGAACATGAACAAATTCACAAAGAACAGTTTCACAGCCAAACATACCTATAATAGCTTTTAGCCTCTTGAAACATGTACAGACGAGATGATTGCACTTAAAACTGTTAGAGAtactaaaatatcatttgcagACAGATCCTCCAGACAGCTTTTGCACGACATAAATGGATGAATTATTTATGCAGTCACAAAAACTACTGTCTGAAGCTTTTCAGGGATGAACTGCCTTATGGATTTGACTGCATCAAAGTAAGCGCCTCTGAAAGGGGCTTCTAGTCCATCAATAACCTTCAATAATGAAACAAGAATAAGAACATAAGGATTTCAACATTTCAATAAGCTACTATTGATAAGTAAAACACCTAAACTAGAAGTTTATAGCCTCACAGAAAGCAGGTTGAGGAATTTGGAACTAAGAAAGCTGCCCATGTTGTTTGACACCACCATTACATGTGAAGCAAATCACCTTCATGCAAAGAGTCATGCAATCTTCATTGTTAACTCAATTTCCCCCAGAAGGAGTTCTTTGAATGGATTCAAAGATTCCTACATTTTGCTACTATCTAACCATTCTTTAcaaaaatgattttagtaACTCATAATTTGGAGAACTATGAGAAAATGTATCCCACGGAAAGCACatgtgagaagaagaaaaggaaacatCTTGAATTGACAACGAGTTCACACAGAGGAGAAGGTTAATTTAAACTCACCAATAAGGACACTCCAGATATGTCAACAGCCTTTAAGGAGAGAAGCTCCAAAAGTCTCTCTGGGGTGGAGACAAGAAACTCTGGCTCACAACTCTTTAAGCTGTCAGATAATGAGATCAAAcaagttaaaagaaaaagacagaaTACTCCAAAAAGATTACTAGTAAAGGAATAAACAATGGCaataagaaaacaacaatGTCACTAAGTAAGTATTCCAACATCCAAATAATCAATGtggaaaatcaaacaaataaaaagaaaagacataGTTCAACAACAACTTGCATTTTAGCGGCTCACAACACATTTTGTGCACTGTTACATTGTTTATGATCCCCGAGTATGGTGCTGAGCCTAAATAGTCAATAACCAAGAACTTTCACCGTGCAGCATGGGACATAATTGCTGGAGATTAGCCAGCATCAAGTTCACACTCCAATAAGTACAAATCTTACATGAAAGAATGTATTCGTTGGAAAACTAACCCACTAATTTGATGATCTATGGAGGCACCAGAATGCAAACTCACTGTAAGTATTCCAAGCGCTTTCAAAGGCTTGCAAACTTGTCGTACCTAGTAATGATGCAATACAAATAAACCAATGGAGATTAGTTAACAACCAAGCAGAAATAGCTTTTCCAGGCAAGTGATATCACACAACGGAAcggataaaattgaatattctATGGTACTCCAAGGATAAAAGTGTTGTGCATTACCTTAGAACAGAAGAATTTCTTTCCTCAAATATGTGAAAAGATTTTTATCAGTTCATCTTACCAAATTTAACAAttacgaaaaaaatatatccaagGAAAGTTATTGTGTAGTTAGATAATAAATCATCTTAATCCCATTACATTTAACTGAAAATGTAGCCTTTCCACCAAGTGCGCTCAAGATTTCCTGAGGGAGGTCTTGTGTTTGAAACTAGATATGTGCGGaacaaaagcaaagaaaagtCAAGTGGAAGACAACTCATGTAGAGAAACCCCGTAAAAGGAATGCTATTAATGCAGATGCCATGAAGATCTCAAcattatgacaaaaaaatgttTGTCACAGAAAGTAGCCTACAGTACAAACCTTAGAAGCCTTTTCTTGTGATGGCACtagatataaaagaaaagggccACTAAGTGACAAGCCCTCTTTCTCCTTCATTGAAATGGTATCAGCAGCAGTTGATGCCATCCACGCAATTTGCTCGACAGTGGCACCAGCTCCAGTGGTCTCCAACACATCTTTTCCAGTGCAGTAACAATTCCAGAACTCAAGGCCCCACGCATTGGCAAAGAGAGGCTTTTCCCCTTCACTACTCAAGGCTCCACCATTCTCCAAAGctttttgaattgaattcaaGCACATAATCAAGAACTTTGACGGGCACTCCAAGTTGTTCTCTGAAGCAAATTCTTTCCAAGAATGATTGGACCCGTCCCGCTTGATGATTTGGCATGTTGATTTCCCTAAGTTGATAGCAATCTCCGGCCCCATGAAACTTATAGAAGAAACCAAAGCTAATTTCCCTTTCTCCACATTCACGGACTCAATAGCTTTGTGCCCTTTAAGATCCCCATCTGCATTATTGTCCTTGAAAGATTCTTTCTTCAGCCCACGAGCACTCTTGTCCACAAGCTTACGCCTTTCTTTGGaatttctcttcctttttctcgtgGGTTCGTTTTTCCCAAGCTTATCATTGAAAGGGTCCTCTGGAGTTGGAAGGCTGAAGCACATACCCTGAAAGCAACCATAAACAACACTTCTTAGCTACAATGCACTATGAACTACATAGCATCACTGCAAAACACACTCACCATTAACGATTAGCCATACATCAAAAGAACGTTGCTTGATCAAAACTCAATGTCtagaaacacaaacaaaaacatcAACCACACCCCAGCATTGAGCAGAAAGCTATCAATCTACAGGCATACCTCCAACATCAAGCAAAGAAGAAGCTTAAATCTTGACAAAACAAGTAAAAGAACAGGAAAAACCATTACTTTCCTTCTCTATCAGAAGCCATCTAAACTCACCTGACAGTTGCGGCGTTTGCCGGACTGGCGGCGCTTCTTGGCGGCGATAATGGAAGCGACACGAGCGGAGACCTTTGAGGACGAATCCctcttgttttcttgctttttccTGTTCTTCTTGTTCCTCCGCCTGCTTATCGAATCATCGCTTCTTCCCATTTCTTGCTGAAATCGAGAGCACGATGCGGTAGTTACTGGGATTTTGCAGTTCCTCTGCTCGCACGCAGTCAGTGCGTGTTTATAGTGTTGGGGTTTGTGGATGAATTCGGTATTAAATGGAATGTTGTGGTCTTTCTCGTCATTTGAAGTGATTATATGGGCTTACTGGGCTTCCACTATAATGGGCCCCTACCATCACTACTAGTGAAGTGATAGTTTGGGCTTCCCATACTTAGAAACGGATCCTCTGAGGGGAAAAGAAAGGTGTGATAtgtaagaatatattttataaaataaaattagaaaagtgaaataaagtaaatttacaaaaaaaataaaaaaatgtattcttTTAGGTGtgtttatatagatataaaattattataattataattaatataacatataaaaagatatctaaataaaaaatttaaaatataataaatcgcaattatatttacaagataaaaaaaaaaggaaaaaaacaaactcGGCgtaagcaaaaaataaaagaaaacaccTTAATGTGGGGTTTCATGAATAAGTTAAAATCATGGTTCAAATGCTACTAAATATGTAGatatttgtctcactttataTGAGTGTATTTGGTACAAACAAAAGTTTACTTTTATAACAATAGTCAGATTTTTCTCACTCAATTCGATCAAGTTACGATAGTATTCGAGTgtagaaataattttctcataaaaaaaaatcttaaacatatttcactattataaaaaaaagacacgTCTTATcatctataataattacattttattttttacttaataatttttgatatCATATCTAAtttattccattttatttttttaggattatttgatctgcaatatCTCACCTATAATATTTACGTgaattatctatattttttaaaaaatacagtaacacttataaaaaatattaacattatttatatatttttttaaaaaattatacattcaCGTTAAAAACGCCAAAAATCTTGACTGAGTAATTAGTGTAAATAGAGTGTAAGTAGGGTGTAATGACTCAATTTCGAAGCGGTTGGACACAGCGTCACGTGGGCCCCACTCAACTCACGTGTCTGACTCACGTTTATCACTCACACGAAACGGAAATTCGTTAAGCAGTggttttctcttctttcttgcGCCCGACCCCATCGATTCTCACTTCTTCCCCCCCCGCACAGAATCAAAATCTAATTCCAATTCCTGTATGCCAGAGAATGTCTATGCACAGAAGCCGGTCGGGGCGGACGACGTCGCTCCGTGAGTCGGAATCACGCCTCTCTGAGTCGGAGAAGGTCGAGGGCGCCGGTAGCTGGGACGCCCTTGAGTGGACCAAAGTTGATGTGTGTGGATTTTTCAACTAGGgttttggatttttgtttatgattttcttgTGGGGTTATTTtgagtttctttcttttttcttgtgttttattttgcagCCGGTTTCGAGGTCTGTTCCGCAGGGACTGCAGCAGTTCTTGCTTGAGGCCGAGCAACTCATAGTAGAGGTGACTatggattttaatttgttgaccATTTCGGGAAAAAGGGAGAATAAGTTTCGTGTTATGTGTTGAATTTGAAGTTTGTTTATCCAGATTCTTGAAGTTTTAGTTCTTAGTAAAATGATATGTTAATGGCACTAGTAAATATGAAGCGGGGGTCTGGTTTTTACTGTCATTTTTACTGCAGAGAGAGATTCTGGGATTACTTTTTTAAGAGGACATGTTGAATTAGGAAAGAAGAACTCAATCGCGAAAGTGCTTCTAGGGCAGAAGACACTATTTCTTTAACCATGAAGTAAGGATGCTATAAGTTGTTTGTATTTAGTGTCTGGATTACATGGCATTGGAATCCTGTAACTGTCAATACCATGGAAGGTGGAAATTAATCCCGTGCAAGGCGTAAATCAGATATCGGAGTTTAGATGGAGAAAGCACGTGTCAAGTGACAGTGCTAATAGGTGTCATTTGACTTTGATGTAGTTATTAGATGCTTTAATGGATTTTCCAGATTAGAGTTCCAAGTGCATTGTGTAACACATGCTTTACTTAATCTGCAAATGACCTTTGTCAATACTTCAAAATATACTAATCCATTAAATAATAGAATGCGTAAAGATCTTGAAGAAAGCTATAAATTTTCCTTTAGCACAACTcttatagttatttttctgcTTTTGTATGTTTATTGACCATTCCTTTCACGTCTGGTGACCTATGTGTTCGAAGTCAATCTAAATATTGTTGAATTTGCCCAGaacatttcttattttatttgaagaaaCTTACTCCTAAGAACTTCTTTAATCTGAGCAGAATTATTACGTGGCAAACGTGAAATGCTATCTCTTAACTGTTGGTTATAGTTTGTTTTGTGCTACTTATTCCTAAATGGTTGCCTTCATTTTGAGGCAAAATTGTCTCATATTGATCGTGATATTTCCTTGTGCTCTgtgtaaacatatatatgtatcaatGCATGCAAACATACGAATACACATGCTtcattttgattcattttacATTTGACATACCTTTTTATTGTGTGTTCTTCAAGACATGCTCTTTCTATATTATACTCTCATTAGGTTTgtcaaattttgaatatattaacaaAGTTGAGGACAGTggaataaaacaaataaattacgtGGTTTATCCATTCACGAGACAAATATCTGAAGGGCTAGAACATATTCATTAatcattatcttttaatttgagATTACATCACTACTAGTTTatgaactatatatttatataggtGAGATagaaggggaaaaaagagGATTTATGTGGTTTGGCCATTTGACTTATTTCTACGAGACAAATCCCCAAAGGGTTCATTCTCTCTTAATTTGAGATTACAATGACCACCTATTTATATAGGTTTTacatatatgcaaatatagcAAGTGGAGCAAATAATTccaaaatcaattcaaaatatcATAACAATCAATTAGACATACATTGTTTCACTTTGCCAAATATGCCAGCGAATCAACTCTTGATTCGTAATCTAGGTGGTTTTCCATTTGGTTAGGTTTGGGGTGGAGTTCGTGGAAGTACCAAGATGATGTTTTACATGACTTTTTTTCATGTTAATCACGTATTTACTATTTAGCTCCATGGACCAAGTAATCCTGAGAATTTTATTGTTGTCAGCATGGATTGTGTTTTGTCAGAGAGTTTAAGTACAGGGGCTGTGGGTGGTCGAATTTCAGATCATATGTACC
Proteins encoded in this region:
- the LOC105179695 gene encoding ATP-dependent RNA helicase DBP3, which gives rise to MGRSDDSISRRRNKKNRKKQENKRDSSSKVSARVASIIAAKKRRQSGKRRNCQGMCFSLPTPEDPFNDKLGKNEPTRKRKRNSKERRKLVDKSARGLKKESFKDNNADGDLKGHKAIESVNVEKGKLALVSSISFMGPEIAINLGKSTCQIIKRDGSNHSWKEFASENNLECPSKFLIMCLNSIQKALENGGALSSEGEKPLFANAWGLEFWNCYCTGKDVLETTGAGATVEQIAWMASTAADTISMKEKEGLSLSGPFLLYLVPSQEKASKVRQVCKPLKALGILTVSLHSGASIDHQISGLKSCEPEFLVSTPERLLELLSLKAVDISGVSLLVIDGLEAPFRGAYFDAVKSIRQFIPEKLQTVVFVTA